One region of Streptomyces leeuwenhoekii genomic DNA includes:
- a CDS encoding LacI family DNA-binding transcriptional regulator, translating into MVRTAGRAGAATGPTLAVVAREAGVSVPTASKVVNGREDVAPETRRRVTEVLDRLGYVRRPRFDTARVPRLVDLVVHSLESSWSGAVLHGVEAAAYDAGLEVVVSAAPDRARDGGPERDRLGRLDRFAERGSPGALFALAELSASQYAWLEQHRIPFVMIDPAVEPPPGVVSVGAANWQGGVTATEHLLSLGHERIAVIAGHRSTLSGSARLAGYRSALAAAGVAHRPEYVRHAGSDRTTARHRMRELLDLPVPPTAVFVCADAMALGVYEAAAERGLRVPADLSVVGFDDLPEARWTTPALTTVRRPLAEMAATALRLLLRLMEGDHPESTRTELSTRLVERASTAPPPGTG; encoded by the coding sequence ATGGTCCGTACGGCGGGGAGGGCGGGCGCGGCCACCGGGCCGACCCTCGCGGTGGTCGCCCGCGAGGCGGGGGTGTCGGTGCCGACGGCGTCCAAGGTGGTCAACGGCCGGGAGGACGTCGCCCCGGAGACCCGCCGCCGGGTCACGGAGGTCCTGGACCGCCTGGGGTACGTCCGCAGGCCCCGCTTCGACACGGCGCGGGTGCCCCGGCTGGTCGATCTGGTCGTGCACTCCCTGGAGAGCTCCTGGTCGGGCGCGGTGCTGCACGGGGTGGAGGCGGCGGCGTACGACGCGGGCCTGGAGGTGGTGGTCTCGGCCGCCCCCGACCGGGCCCGGGACGGCGGGCCGGAGCGCGACCGGCTGGGGCGGCTGGACCGGTTCGCCGAACGCGGCTCGCCCGGCGCGCTCTTCGCGCTGGCCGAGCTGAGCGCGTCGCAGTACGCCTGGCTGGAACAGCACCGCATCCCGTTCGTGATGATCGACCCGGCCGTCGAACCGCCGCCGGGGGTGGTGTCGGTGGGTGCCGCGAACTGGCAGGGCGGGGTCACGGCCACCGAGCACCTGCTGTCGCTGGGGCACGAGCGGATCGCCGTCATCGCCGGCCACCGGAGCACCCTGTCCGGCAGCGCCCGGCTGGCGGGCTACCGTTCGGCGCTCGCCGCGGCGGGTGTGGCCCACCGGCCCGAGTACGTCCGCCACGCCGGCTCCGACCGGACCACCGCCCGCCACCGCATGCGGGAGCTGCTCGACCTGCCGGTGCCGCCCACGGCCGTCTTCGTGTGCGCGGACGCCATGGCTCTGGGGGTGTACGAGGCGGCGGCGGAGCGGGGGCTGCGCGTGCCCGCCGACCTGAGCGTGGTCGGCTTCGACGACCTGCCCGAGGCCCGCTGGACCACCCCGGCCCTGACCACGGTCCGCCGGCCGCTCGCGGAGATGGCCGCCACCGCGCTGCGCCTGCTGCTGCGCCTGATGGAGGGCGACCACCCGGAGAGCACCCGCACGGAACTGTCGACCCGTCTGGTGGAGCGCGCGAGCACGGCACCGCCGCCGGGCACCGGCTGA